A stretch of Pelecanus crispus isolate bPelCri1 chromosome 3, bPelCri1.pri, whole genome shotgun sequence DNA encodes these proteins:
- the LOC142593193 gene encoding ubiquitin carboxyl-terminal hydrolase 17-like protein 6 yields the protein MGNDSFVAEGMAPPQRVLFPPEKICLDWQHRQRAGAGLYNLGNTCFLNSVLQCLTYTPPLANYLLSREHSQSCRQQGFCMMCVMEAHVNEVLRSSVCAIRPSGVISVLTRIGEHFQLGMQEDAHEFLRYTVDAMQRACLSGSSDLDVSSQATTIVHQIFGGFLRSRVTCLSCRAVSDSYEAFLDVPLDIKAASSVTAALEDFVRPEQLDGENCFKCSKCDKMVAASKSFTVHHAPKVLTVCLKRFQDFTGRKISKVVEYPEYLDLRPYMSRTAGEPLLYALYAVLVHSGDSCHAGHYFCYTKASNGLWYKMNDMAVDGCGIDRVLGQQAYLLFYVRCPELKIGERASSSPAPSYARFFLSLWGAKSKQAASVGPQGLPHRTKGMAVGMEDSPEDSSSSATASTSQLTSAGARQASAGWPCSIWTGRLNIASCVGFCLHRFFCGCRRLVSGRKDACPVCCQPVDRVPHSVQEDDDTTKEEQGFSPSSRRQRKGARERVRSRSPQWGKDLRSWFVDTTDYDPSAGRRRRRTSLASRDCAPRVNAAPGRSSGISQSAPTCNAAWEQTLPMQREQSRSLRRGYDLRSRFVEITDYSCSAREEEEEEEEEEGFSAPEMHVGQTLGALWW from the exons ATGGGGAACGACTCCT TCGTCGCCGAGGGAATGGCTCCGCCACAAAGGGTCCTCTTTCCTCCGGAGAAGATTTGCCTggactggcagcacagacagagagctggagcgGGACTCTACAACCTGGGCAATACGTGCTTCCTCAACTCCGTCCTGCAGTGCCTGACGTACACACCCCCTCTGGCCAACTACCTGCTCTCTCGTGAGCACAGCCAGTCAT GTCGTCAGCAAGGCTTCTGCATGATGTGCGTAATGGAAGCGCACGTTAACGAGGTCCTGCGTTCCTCAGTCTGTGCCATCCGGCCTAGCGGTGTCATCAGTGTCCTCACAC GAATAGGAGAACATTTCCAGCTTGGCATGCAGGAAGACGCCCACGAGTTCTTACGCTATACTGTCGATGCCATGCAGAGAGCCTGTCTGAGTGGAAGCAGCGA CTTGGACGTCTCTTCTCAAGCAACTACCATCGTCCATCAAATATTTGGGGGCTTTCTGAGATCCAGAG TCACGTGCttgagctgcagagcagtgtcCGATTCCTACGAGGCCTTCCTGGATGTCCCTTTGGATATAAAA GCGGCCTCATCTGTCACCGCAGCTCTGGAGGACTTTGTGAGACCCGAGCAGCTGGATGGCgaaaactgctttaaatgtAGCAA GTGTGACAAGATGGTTGCTGCCTCCAAGAGCTTTACGGTCCATCACGCGCCCAAGGTTCTGACGGTGTGTCTGAAAAGGTTTCAAGATTTCACTGGCAGGAAGATCAGCAAG GTTGTGGAGTATCCTGAATACTTGGATCTTCGGCCATACATGTCTCGGACAGCTGGAGAACCGCTCCTCTACGCCTTATATGCTGTCCTGGTACACAGCGGTGACAGCTGCCATGCAGGACACTATTTCTGCTACACAAAG GCCAGCAACGGACTGTGGTACAAGATGAACGACATGGCTGTGGATGGTTGTGGCATCGACAGAGTTCTCGGGCAGCAAGCCTATTTACTCTTTTACGTCAG atgCCCTGAGTTGAAAATTGGAGAAAGGGCTTCTTCCTCACCGGCACCATCATATGCCCGTTTCTTCCTCAGTCTGTGGGGGGCCAAGAGCAAGCAGGCGGCTTCTGTGGGACCACAGGGTCTGCCTCACAGGACTAAG GGCATGGCGGTGGGCATGGAGGACTCTCCAGAGGACAGCAGCTCCTCCGCAACAGCCAGCACGAGCCAGCTAACCTCGGCAGGTGCACGGCAGGCATCTGCAGGCTGGCCGTGCTCCATCTGGACAGGCAGGCTCAACATCGCCTCCTGCGTGGGCTTCTGCTTGCATCGCTTCTTCTGCGGCTGTAGAAGGCTGGTGTCTGGAAGGAAAGATGCGTGCCCGGTCTGCTGTCAGCCAGTTGACCGTGTGCCGCACAGCGTGCAAGAAGACGACGACACCACCAAAGAGGAGCAGGGATTCAGCCCTTCCTCCCGCCGCCAGAGGAAGGGTGCCCGGGAGAGGGTCCGGAGCAGATCCCCGCAGTGGGGAAAAGATCTCCGCAGCTGGTTTGTGGACACCACGGACTATGACCCctcagcagggagaaggaggaggagaactaGCCTGGCAAGTCGTGACTGCGCTCCCAGGGTGAACGCAGCTCCAGGGCGCTCCAGCGGCATCTCCCAGTCGGCTCCCACATGCAATGCTGCTTGGGAGCAAACCCTGCCGATGCAGAGAGAACAGAGCAGATCCCTGCGGCGTGGCTATGATCTCCGCAGCCGGTTTGTGGAGATCACGGACTACAGCTGCTCAGCAag ggaggaggaggaggaggaggaggaggaggagggtttCAGCGCCCCAGAGATGCACGTTGGACAAACACTCGGGGCGCTGTGGTGGTGA